The region ACTATCATTTAAAAATTGAAGTTATTGTTAATGAAAAAACCGAAATTAAAAAGGCGTTTACCATACATGATAAACTAGATTACTTAAAAAAGATTAATCCTGTTTTAGAAAATTTAATAAAAACCTTTGATTTGGAAGTTAAACCTTAATCTAACTTCAAAAAATATAAAAAATATGATAACTATAGGCACTTTTAATAAACTAAAAATTGATCGTAGAACTAACGTTGGTTTATTTTTAACCGATGGAAACCAAGATATTTTATTACCAAAAAAATACTTACCTAAAGTATTTGAATTAGGTGATGAGTTAGACGTTTTTGTTTACTTAGATCAAGAAGAAAGACCAGTTGCAACTACTTTAGAACCTTATATTTTTTTAAATGAATTTGCACTTTTAAAAGTAAATTATGTAAATAATTTTGGTGCTTTTATGGATTGGGGTTTAGAAAAAGATTTATTTGTTCCTTTTAGAGAGCAAGCTAGACCAATGACCGAAGGTAAATATTATATGATTTACATGTATCTTGATGAAAAAACCAATCGTTTAGTAGGTTCTTCAAAGTTAAATCAATTTTTAAATAATGATGACATTACCGTAAGCGTAGGAGAGGAGGTTGATTTAATTGTTTCGCACATTACAACTGCTGGTATAAATGTGATTATTAATGAAAAGCACAAAGGCTTAATGTACGAAAACGAAGTTTTTGAAGATTTTAGAACAGGTGACCGCATTATTGGATACATTAAAAATATTCGTCCTGATGGTAAAATTGATGTTTCTAGAAACAAAATAGGCTTTGAGAAAGTAAGCGATACATCTTTAAAAATTTTAAAAGAACTTGAATTAAGTGGTGGCTTTTTAGGATTAAACGATCACAGCCATCCAGATGAAATTAAAAGCGTTTTAGGTATAAGTAAAAAAGCTTTTAAACAAACTATTGGTGTACTTTATAAAGAAAAAAAGATTATAATTAAAGAAAACGGAATTTATAAAGTGTAAACAATGTGAATTTTAATAAAATCCATTACATTTATTTTAAAATTCAACGAAAAAGTTATGAAAAAAAAGGTGTTTTATATTTTAATTTTATTTGCTACTATTGCTTGTAACAATAAAAAGGAATGTAACGAACTTACTGGTACATACAGTACTTTTACCGAAGCACGTAAAGATATAACCAAAGCAAATTACCCCATAAAAAAAATACAGCTAACCCCAGAAAGTTCATGGATTAAACGTATTGAATTTTATAGTTGTAATGAAGAAGATGGATATTTAATTATTTATACCAAACGATCTGAAGAATACATTCATGCACATGTGCCCCTAACTGTTTGGGAAGAATTATCAACATCTACTTCAAAAGGTTCGTATTACAATTCACATATAATAAACCGTTATCCCTTTAATTTAAATCTATAATATTAAAATGGTATATAATTTGTATATTATTTATTCGCAAAGTAAATTTTGCTAATTTAAAATATATTTTGCCATTAATTTAAAAAAAATGAAACATTACATAATTATACTACTTGCATTTTTATTTTTAAACAATTGGAATGCGCAAGCACAAATTGAAGATACTGATTTAGATGAATTGGTAATTGATAAACTTTCACGTGCAAGTATAATAGACATTATAAAAAAGGTACGTACCCAAATGTACACTAATTATTCGTTAGAAAATTACAACTACTTTGTTCAACACCATGCTACAATGGGCGATACCTTACAATTGTTACAATCAGATTTAATGTGTGAAGTGTCTATTAATTTAAAAAATAAAAAAATTAATAAAAGTGTATTAAAACATCCTAAGAATAAGGTTGAGATGGATACGGTTTTTTTTAACAGATATACAGGTAACGATTCTCCAATGTATTGGTTAACCGAAGTTGTAATACGTAAATATGTAAATATTCCTGAATTAGACTTTTTTAATAATTTTAAAGACTATTCTTTTGAACGTAAAAAAACAAAAGATGGAGATTATGTCATTGAATTTTATTCGGAATATTTTTATGAAGGATTTTTTCAGTATGATAAGAATTTTAATCTTAAAAAATTACAATTTGTTTTATTAAAACCATATCCAATTGATCACAGTCAAACAAAAAACGGAAAGTTTATGTTTGAAAAAAATTGGATTTATAGTAAAGAAAAAGTTGAAATAACGGTTAAAACTACTGCTGAAGGTAAAAATTATGTTGATGAGCTAAAAGCTTCAGAAGAAATTCAAGATTACAATTTTACCAGATTTGATTCACGTGGAGGTGTAGTAATAAAAGATATTGAATTAGATTTTAAATCGGATTTAATCTTTAAAAAAATGTAAAAAAAGCAGGCTATCTTTAAAGATAGCCTGCTTTTTTTATTATCTCAATTCAGCACCAACTTCACTTGTTAATTGCTTTTGAACTTTTTGCATTAATTTATCAATTTCATTATCGGTTAGGGTTTTATCCTTATCCTGAATTTTCATGCTTATTGCGTAAGATTTTGTTCCTTCAGGTAATTTTTCACCTTGATAAACATCAAATAAAGAAATATCTAAAATTAAATTTTTATCGGCCAATTTTACCGTTTTATAAATATCCGCAAACGATACTTCATCTTTTACAAGTAAAGCTAAATCGCGTTTTACAATTGGGTATTTTGATATTTCAGCAAACTTAATTTTACTTGAAACTATGTTTAATATGGTATTCCAAATAAAATCTGCATAAAAAACTTCTTGTTTAATATCAAAATGTTTTAAAATATTTTTCTTAACCGTTCCAAAAGATACTATTTTTCTATCGCCGTAATAATAAGCGATACCTTCTGCTAAATGTTCGTTTTCAGTTGGTTTAGTTGTAACGTTTTTAATTCCAATACGTTCTAATAAAGCATCAACATAACCTTTTAATAAAAAGAAATCTGTTGGTGTATTTGTAACATTCCAACTATTTGTACTAACGTTACCTGTTATTAATAAAGATAAATGTTTATATTCTTCATAACCAGATAATGGTTTTGCATAAGTTTTACCAAATTCAAAAAACTTTAAATCACTGTTTTTACGATTAATATTATAGGCAATTGCTTCTAAACCGCCAAAAAGCAATGATTGGCGCATTACCGATAAATCTGTACTTAAAGGATTTACAATAGTAATTTGTTGGTTACGGTTTTGTTCTGATATAAAATCGTTATAAGTAGCAGTTGTTAGTGAATTAGACATGGTTTCGTAAAAACCCTGACCAACTAATTGATTTGCAACTATATTTTGTACTTTATGATCGTCTATTTTTGATCCGTATGCAATAGTAGCATTTATTTTTGAGCCAACTTTTATGTTGTTAAAACCATAAACGCGTAAAATTTCTTCAATAACATCTATTTCACGTTGTACATCAACACGATATGCAGGAATAGAAAGACCTAAGCCTTTATCTGTAATATTTGTAACTTTAATATCTAACGAAACTAAAATTTTCTTTATGATTTCATTAGGAATATTTTCGCCTAAAATTTTATTAACGTTGTTGTAATTTAAGAAAACTGTAAAATCTTCAATTTTTTTAGGATACAAATCAATAATATCCGATGTAATTTCACCGTTAGCTAAATCGGCAATTAAAATAGCGGCATGTTTTAAAGCATAATTTGTAATATTCGGATCAATACCACGTTCAAATCTAAAAGATGCATCAGTAGAAATACCGTGTCTTTTTGCTGTTTTTCGAATACTAACAGGGTTAAAGTAAGCACTTTCTAAAAATATTGAAGTTGTATGTTCAGTAACACCAGAATGTAAGCCACCTAAAACACCTGCTAAACAAAGTGGTTGGTGTTCGTCACAGATTACAATATCGTCTTCATGTAAAATGCGTTCAACTCCATCTAAAGTTACAAACTTGGTACCAGCTTCGGCATTTTTAACAATAATTTTATTACCTTTTATACGTGATGCATCAAAGGCATGTAAAGGTTGACCTAATTCGTGTAATACATAATTTGTAGCATCAACAATATTGTTTTTTGGTGTAATACCTATCGCTTTTAATGCGTTTTGCAACCAAGCTGGCGATGGTTTTACATCAATTTCAGAAATAGTTACTCCGGCATAACGTGGTGCCAATTTAGTATCTTCAACAATAAGATCGTATTTTAAAGTACGTTTTTCAACTTTAAATTTACTTACACTTGGCGTAATTAATTCAGAATAATTATTGTTAGGTTTGGTTTGTATTAAACCAGCACGCAAATCACGAGCAACACCTAAATGGCTCATGGCATCAGCACGATTTGGAGTTAAACCAATTTCAAATACACTATCGGTATAAATTTCAAAAACTTCAGCAACGGGTGTACCTGGTGTAAGTTTTTCATCTAAAATCATAATTCCATCATGACTTTCACCTAAACCTAATTCGTCTTCGGCGCATATCATTCCAAAACTTTCTTCTCCACGAATTTTACCTTTTTTTATAACAAATTCGTTTCCTTCTTTATCAAATAAAACAGTACCAATTGTTGCAACAGGTACTTTTTGCCCTGCAGCTACGTTTGGTGCTCCACAAACTATTTGCACTGGTGGTTCGTTATTGCCTAAATCTACTTTTGTAATACGTAATTTATCTGCATTTGGGTGTTGTTCACATGTTAACACATGCCCAACTACTACGCCTTTAAGGCCACCTTTTAAACTTTCGTAAGTATTAATACCTTCTACCTCAAGTCCTAAATTTGTAAGAATTTCGGCAGCCTCTTCAGGATTAATGTCTAACTTAATAAATTGTTTTAACCAGTTATATGATATTTGCATTGTTTTGTTTTTAAAGCACAAATATACAGATTGCTGAACGTTTGATAAAATTATTTGATTTTAATTATTGTAAAAATTTTTCTTTTGTAAATGAATCAGGTATACTACAGTTTTGTTTTTTTCCAAACCATTTATATCTATTTTTTGCAAAGTATTGGTAAATTTTGTTTCGAATAGCTAAAGGAACAATTTGAACAATTTGTAATAACGGATAAAAACCGTTAAGTTGTTTCGCTATTTCTATAGCTGCATTGCTTTCTGTAAAATAAGCAACACCTGGTTCATATAAAATTATGGAATCGGTTTTTGGGTGAATACCAATGTAATTTAATATTTCTTTTCCAAAATTTGATTGTAAACTTGCAAAAACAAAAACGTTTTTTTTATCGGCTTTGATAATTTTTTGAACAGTATTGTCGCAAAAATTACAAACTCCATCAAATAGTATCAGTTGTTTTCCGTCAGGAATTTTTTCAATTGCGTGCATGATTTATTTTTTTCGTTCTACCATTTCTAATTGTTCTAAAGCTACTTTCGATGTAAAAAAACCATAATTTACTGTTGCTTTATTTTTTTCTATTACATCAATTGTTCCAACTGCTTTTCCATCGGTCATTCGCACACGATCGCCCACTTTCAATACAAAATTTGTTTTGTTGGCTTGTTGTATTTGTTGTTCTTTTACCTTTTTTTCTTTCTTCTCTTGACGAATTTTCTCTAGTTTTTCTTCAACTTCTTTAATTACTTTTTGCTCTTCTTGTTGTTTTACCTTTTTTTCTTTTAAAGTAATTTTTTTACGTTTTGAATTTTCTATTTCAACTGTTTTTAGCAATTCACCAATTAATAGTTTTTTATCTTTATTGTTGAAATATTTTTCAGATAAATCGTCAAAACGTTGTCCTAAATAAATAAAGCGTTGGTTGGTATCATACAGTTCTTGATAACGTTCTAATTTATCTTGAATTTTTGTATTAATAGTTGATAATTTATTACTTTCTTCACGGGCACGTTTTTCTTCTTCACGTAAATTTTCTGATGTTTTTTCTAGTTTAGATCTTTCTTTCTGAAGGTTAGCAATGGTTTTGTCAAAACGGACTTTATCTGTTTCTACTTTCTTTTTTGCTCTATTTATTAATCCATACGGAATACCGTTTTTCTGTGCAACTTCAAAAGTAAACGAACTACCAGCTTGCCCTAAGCTTAATTTATACATTGGTTCTAACGATTTTTCATCAAACATCATGTTTGCATTTGTTGCGTGTGGCAATTCGTTAGCTAAAATTTTAAGGTTGCTGTAATGTGTGGTAATAATACCAAAAGCTTCTCTGTGGTAAAATTCTTCTAAAAAAACTTCGGCTAAAGCACCACCTAACTCTGGATCTGATCCTGTTCCAAATTCATCAATTAAAAATAGAGTTTTGTCGTTACATTTTTTTAAAAAATAATTCATGTTTTTTAACCTGTAACTGTAAGTGCTTAAATGGTTTTCAATTGATTGATTATCACCAATATCGGTTAAAATCCTGTCAAATAAAAAAGTTTCGCTACGTTCGTGTACCGGAATTAACATACCGCTTTGCAACATTAATTGTAATAAACCTATGGTTTTTAATGTAATAGATTTTCCTCCAGCATTTGGTCCCGAAATTACAATTATTCGTTCGTTATTTGTTAACTCAATAGTTTGCGGATACGTTTGCTTTCCCTTTTCCTTATTGTTTAAAAGTAGAATAGGATGAAAAGCTTCACGAAAATATAATTTTTTTTCAGTTGTAATATTTGGTAATATTCCATTAATCTTTTGCGCATATTTAGCCTTAGCTGCAACAATATCGATATGTGATAATAGGTTTTGATATGTAACTAAATCACTATAAAACGGACGAATTTCATTAGTTAATGTTTTTAAAATACGCATTATTTCTTCACGTTCTTCGTATTCTAAATTGCTTAATTCACGCGAAAATTTAAAAGTGCTTTCTGGTTCAATATAAACTATGCTTCCTGTTTTTGATTGCCCTAAAACCGAACCTTTTACTTTTTTGCGATGCATTGCTAAAACAGCCAAAACTCTACGGTTTTCTACTATAGATTCTTTTATGTCATCTAAATAACCTGACGAGTTGTATTGTTGTAATGCAAAGCCAAAACTTTGATTTATTTTACCGCGAATAATTAAAATATTTTGTCTAATTGCTTTTAAATCAACCGATGCTGTATCTTTAATTTCGCCATATTTATCAAGTACCTGCTCAATTTTTTGCAAAATTATTTTATTGGGTTGTGTAATAAAGGTTGCTTGATACAATGCATCGTAATAATCTTGAAATTTCTTTAAAAACAAAATTAATTCATTTGTTGTTTGAACTAAACTAGCAATTTTTTTAAAAGCAAATGCTTCTAAAAAACTGTCTTCAATGCGTAGCATTTTTAGTTCAAAACCAATAGAATCAAAGTAATGCGAAGGTATAGCGTTTTGATTGCTAAAAGATGAAACATATTCCGATGTTTGTTTTAATTGCTGTAACAAATCTTCTTTATTAGCAATTGGTGTAATTTCTAATGCAATTTCTTTACCTATCTCGGTAGTACATAACGCACTTATTTGTTCTAATATGGTGCTAAATTCTAAATCTTGTAATGTTTTTTGAGAGATTAATTTCATTTCTTATGGTCTGAATCGAACTTCAAATTTACAAACAATTTATCATTTAAAGGAATATGTGTTACATTTGAATTTTAAAACAAAATAATGAATAGTTGGAACGAATTTATTAAGCAAGAATCGCAAAAGGAATATTTTATTAAATTAATGGAATTTGTTGATAAAGAATATATTAATACAGCAATTTATCCACCTAAAGAACAAATTTTTAATGCCTTTACGTTTTGCCCGTTAGATAAAGTTAAAGTAGTTATTTTGGGACAAGATCCTTATCACGGTTTTGGCCAGGCTCACGGTTTAAGTTTTTCTGTAAATAAAGGGGTGACTATACCGCCATCGTTGAGAAATATTTATAAAGAATTACAAACTGATGTTTTTTTTAACATACCAAACCATGGCAATTTAACTGAATGGGCACAACAAGGTGTTTTACTTTTAAATGATGTGCTAACTGTTAAAGAATCTAAACCAGGCAGTCATCAAAAAATAGGCTGGGAGCAATTTACAGAACAAATAATTTTGCATCTATCAGAACAAAAAGAGGATATTGTTTTTATGCTTTGGGGTAATTATGCACAAAAAAAGGGTAAAAAAATTAATGTAAATAAGCATTTAGTACTAACCAGCGGACATCCATCGCCTATGAGTGCAAATCAAGGAAAATGGTTTAACAACAAGCATTTTTCTCAAGCTAATACTTTTTTAACAAATAAAGGTAAACAACCAATAAATTGGCAGTTAAGCACTTAATTTTAAATTATTTTTAACATAGTGTTAAAAAACAAAAATAATTTGTAGTTTATTTAACATAATACTATTTTAGTTAATAATTTGGTTTTTTAAATAAGCTAAATTATTTGTTTGTTGTTTACTTAAATTTAAAAGCTGCCTTTTTTTAGGCAGCTTTTAGTATTTTTACATAAAATATTTATAATGGCAGGAAATACTTTTGGTACCCAATTTAAATTAACCACTTTTGGCGAATCTCATGGCGAAGCTATAGGTGGTATTATAGACGGATGTCCTTCTAATATAGTGTTAGATTTAGATTTTATTCAACTTGAATTGAATAGAAGAAAACCAGGACAATCAAAATTGGTTACTCAAAGAAACGAAGCCGATGAAGTACAATTTTTATCAGGAATTTTTGATGGTAAAACATTAGGTACACCCATTGCTTTTCAAATCAAAAACAACAATTCAAAATCGGGCGATTATGATCAATTAAAAGATGCTTATAGGCCTAGTCATGCTGATTTTGTATATGAACAAAAATACAAACATCGCGATTATAGGGGGGGGGGCAGAAGTTCGGCTCGCGAAACTGCTGCACGCGTAGTTGGTGGTGCTGTTGCTAAACAAATTATAAAACCTGTAAATATAACAGCTTACGTTTCTGCTGTAGGTTCTGTTTTTACGACTAAAAATTATAATGAATTAGATTTAAATCTTACGGAAACAAACGCTGTTCGGTGTCCTGATTTGGTTGCGGCCAATTTAATGGAACGACTTATCTTAGAAACAAAGAAAAAAGGAGATACTGTTGGTGGAGTAATTACTTGTGTAATTAAAAATGTACCTATTGGTTTAGGTGATCCAGTTTTTGATAAACTAGAAGCCAATTTAGCTAAAGCAATGCTATCGATAAATGCCTGTAAAGGTTTTAGTTTGGGGAGTGGTTTTGATGGTGCAAAAATGTACGGTTCACAACACAATGATTATTTTAACGAAAACGGAACTACAAAAACTAATTTTTCGGGAGGTATTCAGGGTGGAATTAGTAATGGTATGGATATTTATTTTCAGGTTGCTTTTAAACCCGTTGCTACTTTGTTGCAACCGCAAGAAATGCTAACTAAAACCGGAACACTTGAAACTATAAAAGGTAAAGGTAGGCACGATGCTTGTGTTGTACCACGTGCAGTACCTATTGTTGAAGCTATGGCAGCATTGGTTTTAGCCGATTTTATGGTTTAATCGTTACATTCCATAAGTATTAAATGGCCTGTTTTATAGGCTATTTCAACTAATCCATCGTTCAAAACTTCATTACTGGTACCTGGTTTAAATCCTAATATTAACGTTTCGTTTTGCAGTTCGTATTTTAAATTTTTTGTAGTCACTCCATCTACAGTTCCAACGGGTAATAAAGATAAAATAGTTTGTTTAGGATACCATTTTATAAAAGTATTCTTCAAAGGATAAATTTTAGAATAATCATCAATAAGTACTAGTTTTATAAAATCTTGATACTTTACCAAATTTGTAATATTGGTCATTGTATGGTCCATGCGCTTACCAGTTGCCCAAACAATGTTTGCCGCGGGTATTTTTCTATTTATTAAAAAATTTATCGCTTTATCTATATCATACGTATTTTGATCTTCTAATTTAATAATTTCAATAGGAAATTGACTATTTTTATAATAGTTATAATCAAAATTACGGTCAAAATCACCAATCAGTACATCAACTTTTATTCCTAGTTCTAAAACCCTTTCAATGGCACTGTCTAAAACAATTACTAACGGATTCCATTCTAACAATTGATTAAGTAATTCCATTGAACAAGCTTCGCCATTAGCTATAATTAATGCTGGCTCTTGATCGTCGCGTACAATATGATGTGAAGACATTAAAATTGAGTTTTAAAGCACTAAATTAACATGTTTTATTTAGTTTAAAATATTTATCTTTGAAAAAAATAAAATTTTAAACATGGATTTACAACAAGAACAATGGTGGAAAAATTTTAACGAAGATACCAATGCCGTTTTATTAGATGTACGTACTAATGATGAAGTAAGTGAAGGTGCTATTCCTGGTGCAATTCATCACGATTTTTATCAAGGGCAAGAATTTTTAACTGCGTTAGAAGGTTTAGATAAATCAAAAAATTATTATGTATATTGTCGTTCTGGAAACCGCAGTGGGCAAACTTGTATGTTAATGAGTCAATTAGGGTTTGAAAACACTTTTAACTTAATTGGTGGTATGAACGAATGGGAAGGACCAACTATATAATAAAGGCGAAAGCCTTTTTTTTGTGTAAACAATATTTTATTTAATGGAACTTATAGATTTTATTTTACATATCGATCAACATTTACAAGTGTTTTTACAAGATTATGGTATGTGGGTTTATGCCATATTATTCTTAATTATTTTTATAGAAACTGGATTAGTTGTAATGCCTTTTTTACCTGGCGATTCGTTGCTTTTTGCAACAGGTATGTTAGCAGCCCAATTTCCAGAAAGTTTAAATGTTTGGTATGTAATGCTATTGCTGTTTGTAGCTGCTGTTTTGGGCGATACTTTAAATTATACCATTGGTAAAGAAATAGGTATGCGCATTGTTAACTTTAAAATTTTAGGAAAGCAACCTGTTAAAGAAGAACATATTCATAAAACGCATAATTTTTATGAAAAATACGGTAGTAAAACCATAGTAATAGCCCGTTTTGTACCTATTATTCGTACTTTGGCGCCTTTTGTGGCAGGTATAGGCCGAATGAATTATGCTACATTTTTAACCTTTAATGTAGTAGGTGGATTTATTTGGGTTTTTGGTATTACGTTATGTGGTTATTTTTTAGGTAATATACCAATTATTAAAGATAACTTTTCAAAAGTGGTATTGTTAATCATTTTTATATCTATTTTGCCAATTATATTTTCAATAATAAAAGAAAAACTAAATACTAAAAATAAAACGCTTTCATAACCGAAAGCGTTTTTTGTTTTATAATTTTACATTGTGATGCAAAGAAAACATTAATTGTTGATATGATTTTTTCTGCATCATTTGGTTCATCCAACCAAATTGAAAAGCTGTATTTTTATTAAATTTATATCCCACACCTAAATACAAACGATCTCTATCAAAAGGATTTATTTTTCTTGTAGTTTTGTCTGAATTTATAAATACTTCATTATAAAAACTTGCGTACAAACTTGTGTTTTTATCATGGTTTTGATACAAAGGTGTATCTATAGCTAATTGATACCTTAAACGAGTTTTAAAATCTTGATTTTCTACAAAACGCTGTTCAAAACGAAAACGATGACGTATAGAAGTTTTTTCCACCTTTTGTTGCAAAATAGCATCTTGAAAAATTCGGTTTTCAATAACTGGTAAATCAGGTTTTTCAAATTGTTCAGTGGTAATAAAAGCGTAACCCGTTCCTAAAGTTAGATTTTCAAATAAGTGATATTGAATAGTTCCGCGTATTAATAATTGATTTAAATCAGTTAAAACTTCATGATTTCGGTACTGTACATCGTAATTAAAATTCCATTTTGTGTTTTCAACTTTTGCGTTTCCAAAATACATAAACCAAGCACCTAATTTTGGATCTTTTTTAAATGAATTTTGACCCATTCCTAATACCGACATCAAGATAAATAAGAATAAAAAGAGTGTTTTTTTCATAAAATTACTTTTGTTTGGCTTCTAAGATAATAGCAAATTGCAAACCATACATAATTGCAGCAATTACTAAGTGTGCTGCTTGTGTACCAAAAGGGAAGTGAATGTAATACATTAAAATTCCGGTTAAAATTTCAATTAACAACAATAACAATACCCAATTTATTTTTGAAACTCCTAATTTTAAACGTTTATTACGTAAGTATAAAAATAGGTTTACAAAAAATATTACAAATGAAAACGTACGGTGTATGTAAAATGTTAAATCGGGGTTTTCTAACCATAATGAAACATCTGTGATACCGTTTTGAGTTAAATCATCAATAAATTGGCGTACTTGCGTTCCTAAACCAATTTGAACTAAGGATAAAAACATAGCAACCCATGTAAATTTATAAAAAACAGAATCATAATTTTTACTTTTAAAAGATTTATGTTTTACCAAATAAATTAAATAAACTAATGCAGCAACATTAAGTAATGCTGCTATCATATGTGTGGTAATTTTTACTGGATTTAGTACTGAATATACTACTGTTGCACCTAACCAAGCGTTAAATCCTAGTAAAAATAATACAACTGCCGACCAAAAAACAACTGATTTTTTTGTTTTCCAATATCTAAAAGATAGAATAAATAGAATTAAGCAACCTAAACCAGATAAAGCTCCAAATAAACGGT is a window of Myroides sp. JBRI-B21084 DNA encoding:
- a CDS encoding DNA polymerase III gives rise to the protein MANLTLQNDVLLVEFPNEGSKLSFEENLYELVSYIHKKLNNYHLKIEVIVNEKTEIKKAFTIHDKLDYLKKINPVLENLIKTFDLEVKP
- a CDS encoding CvfB family protein, encoding MITIGTFNKLKIDRRTNVGLFLTDGNQDILLPKKYLPKVFELGDELDVFVYLDQEERPVATTLEPYIFLNEFALLKVNYVNNFGAFMDWGLEKDLFVPFREQARPMTEGKYYMIYMYLDEKTNRLVGSSKLNQFLNNDDITVSVGEEVDLIVSHITTAGINVIINEKHKGLMYENEVFEDFRTGDRIIGYIKNIRPDGKIDVSRNKIGFEKVSDTSLKILKELELSGGFLGLNDHSHPDEIKSVLGISKKAFKQTIGVLYKEKKIIIKENGIYKV
- a CDS encoding KTSC domain-containing protein, producing MKKKVFYILILFATIACNNKKECNELTGTYSTFTEARKDITKANYPIKKIQLTPESSWIKRIEFYSCNEEDGYLIIYTKRSEEYIHAHVPLTVWEELSTSTSKGSYYNSHIINRYPFNLNL
- the pheT gene encoding phenylalanine--tRNA ligase subunit beta, which translates into the protein MQISYNWLKQFIKLDINPEEAAEILTNLGLEVEGINTYESLKGGLKGVVVGHVLTCEQHPNADKLRITKVDLGNNEPPVQIVCGAPNVAAGQKVPVATIGTVLFDKEGNEFVIKKGKIRGEESFGMICAEDELGLGESHDGIMILDEKLTPGTPVAEVFEIYTDSVFEIGLTPNRADAMSHLGVARDLRAGLIQTKPNNNYSELITPSVSKFKVEKRTLKYDLIVEDTKLAPRYAGVTISEIDVKPSPAWLQNALKAIGITPKNNIVDATNYVLHELGQPLHAFDASRIKGNKIIVKNAEAGTKFVTLDGVERILHEDDIVICDEHQPLCLAGVLGGLHSGVTEHTTSIFLESAYFNPVSIRKTAKRHGISTDASFRFERGIDPNITNYALKHAAILIADLANGEITSDIIDLYPKKIEDFTVFLNYNNVNKILGENIPNEIIKKILVSLDIKVTNITDKGLGLSIPAYRVDVQREIDVIEEILRVYGFNNIKVGSKINATIAYGSKIDDHKVQNIVANQLVGQGFYETMSNSLTTATYNDFISEQNRNQQITIVNPLSTDLSVMRQSLLFGGLEAIAYNINRKNSDLKFFEFGKTYAKPLSGYEEYKHLSLLITGNVSTNSWNVTNTPTDFFLLKGYVDALLERIGIKNVTTKPTENEHLAEGIAYYYGDRKIVSFGTVKKNILKHFDIKQEVFYADFIWNTILNIVSSKIKFAEISKYPIVKRDLALLVKDEVSFADIYKTVKLADKNLILDISLFDVYQGEKLPEGTKSYAISMKIQDKDKTLTDNEIDKLMQKVQKQLTSEVGAELR
- a CDS encoding thiol-disulfide oxidoreductase DCC family protein, whose protein sequence is MEKIPDGKQLILFDGVCNFCDNTVQKIIKADKKNVFVFASLQSNFGKEILNYIGIHPKTDSIILYEPGVAYFTESNAAIEIAKQLNGFYPLLQIVQIVPLAIRNKIYQYFAKNRYKWFGKKQNCSIPDSFTKEKFLQ
- a CDS encoding endonuclease MutS2, with amino-acid sequence MKLISQKTLQDLEFSTILEQISALCTTEIGKEIALEITPIANKEDLLQQLKQTSEYVSSFSNQNAIPSHYFDSIGFELKMLRIEDSFLEAFAFKKIASLVQTTNELILFLKKFQDYYDALYQATFITQPNKIILQKIEQVLDKYGEIKDTASVDLKAIRQNILIIRGKINQSFGFALQQYNSSGYLDDIKESIVENRRVLAVLAMHRKKVKGSVLGQSKTGSIVYIEPESTFKFSRELSNLEYEEREEIMRILKTLTNEIRPFYSDLVTYQNLLSHIDIVAAKAKYAQKINGILPNITTEKKLYFREAFHPILLLNNKEKGKQTYPQTIELTNNERIIVISGPNAGGKSITLKTIGLLQLMLQSGMLIPVHERSETFLFDRILTDIGDNQSIENHLSTYSYRLKNMNYFLKKCNDKTLFLIDEFGTGSDPELGGALAEVFLEEFYHREAFGIITTHYSNLKILANELPHATNANMMFDEKSLEPMYKLSLGQAGSSFTFEVAQKNGIPYGLINRAKKKVETDKVRFDKTIANLQKERSKLEKTSENLREEEKRAREESNKLSTINTKIQDKLERYQELYDTNQRFIYLGQRFDDLSEKYFNNKDKKLLIGELLKTVEIENSKRKKITLKEKKVKQQEEQKVIKEVEEKLEKIRQEKKEKKVKEQQIQQANKTNFVLKVGDRVRMTDGKAVGTIDVIEKNKATVNYGFFTSKVALEQLEMVERKK
- the ung gene encoding uracil-DNA glycosylase, coding for MNSWNEFIKQESQKEYFIKLMEFVDKEYINTAIYPPKEQIFNAFTFCPLDKVKVVILGQDPYHGFGQAHGLSFSVNKGVTIPPSLRNIYKELQTDVFFNIPNHGNLTEWAQQGVLLLNDVLTVKESKPGSHQKIGWEQFTEQIILHLSEQKEDIVFMLWGNYAQKKGKKINVNKHLVLTSGHPSPMSANQGKWFNNKHFSQANTFLTNKGKQPINWQLST
- the aroC gene encoding chorismate synthase, which translates into the protein MAGNTFGTQFKLTTFGESHGEAIGGIIDGCPSNIVLDLDFIQLELNRRKPGQSKLVTQRNEADEVQFLSGIFDGKTLGTPIAFQIKNNNSKSGDYDQLKDAYRPSHADFVYEQKYKHRDYRGGGRSSARETAARVVGGAVAKQIIKPVNITAYVSAVGSVFTTKNYNELDLNLTETNAVRCPDLVAANLMERLILETKKKGDTVGGVITCVIKNVPIGLGDPVFDKLEANLAKAMLSINACKGFSLGSGFDGAKMYGSQHNDYFNENGTTKTNFSGGIQGGISNGMDIYFQVAFKPVATLLQPQEMLTKTGTLETIKGKGRHDACVVPRAVPIVEAMAALVLADFMV
- a CDS encoding thiamine diphosphokinase, coding for MSSHHIVRDDQEPALIIANGEACSMELLNQLLEWNPLVIVLDSAIERVLELGIKVDVLIGDFDRNFDYNYYKNSQFPIEIIKLEDQNTYDIDKAINFLINRKIPAANIVWATGKRMDHTMTNITNLVKYQDFIKLVLIDDYSKIYPLKNTFIKWYPKQTILSLLPVGTVDGVTTKNLKYELQNETLILGFKPGTSNEVLNDGLVEIAYKTGHLILMECND